GCGCCGTCGAAGTCCGGCAGCCGACGGTGGAGGTGGGCCGCCATCCCGCTCCACAGCTCTGGCTGCATTTCCGAGCTGTCCAGGTTGGAGAACAGCTCCAGCTCGATGTCGGCCAGCTCGAAGAGCTCGGGGACACGCGCCTTCAGCGTCCGGAAGAAGGCAGAGGGGCGCAGCGCGGAAGGCCGCCCTCCAGCCATCCCCAGCGTTCCCCCGGTATGCAGCAGCAGGACTTTGGGCATGAACGGTCCTTCACTGGCAAAGCCCGCCTTCCTTTACAAGCCCCGCGCGCGTAGCTAAGACCCCCCGGCGTGTCCTCCTACTGCTGGAACCGCGCCGTCCTCCTGCTCGCCGCCGTGTCCCTGACCGGGGTGGCCTGTACCAAGAACCCCGAGGTCGCCCCCGCCGACAAGGGTGCGTCGACCTCTCCGCCCGCCACCCCGGCGGCCCCGCCCGCCACGCCTCCGACGGCCAATCCGGCGGCTTCCGGCTCGTCGCTCGCGGGCATTCCGGGCATGGACTTCTCCTCGCTGCCGCCCGCGGCCCAGCGCGAGCTGGCCACCGTCCTGAGCGACGAGTTCTGCTACTGCGGCTGCCCCCACTCCCTGGGCGCCTGCCTGCGGCAGCACACCCCCTGCAAGCACGCCAAGCGGATGGCCCGGCTGGCGGCGTCGGCCGTGTCCCAGGGCGCCTCGTCCAGCGAGGTCATCGTCGCCCTGTCCCAGTACTACGCCGCGTTCCGCGAGCCGCGCGCGGACCTGAAGGTGGACCCGCGCATGTGCATGGGCGACGCGAACGCCCCGGTGACGGTGGCGGAGTTCTCCGACTTCGAGTGCCCCTACTGCGGCAAGGCCCGCCCGGTGCTCGAGGACTTCGCCCGGAAGAACCCCACCAAGGTGCGCTTCTGCTACCTGCCGTTCCCCCTGCCCATGCACGCCAACGCCATCCCCGCCGGCCAGGCGGCGCTGTGGGCTCGCGACCAGGGCAAGTTCTGGGAGATGCACGACACGCTCTTCACCCAGCAGGAGAACCTGTCGCCCGCGGCGCTGGTGGCCATCGCCAACAAGCTCGGCCTGCCCGGCGCCAAGCTCCAGGAGGTGCTCAAGGGGGACGCCTACAAGCAGGAGCTGGAGGGCTTCCGCGCCCAGGGCAAGGCGGCCAACATCACCGGCACCCCCTC
This DNA window, taken from Hyalangium gracile, encodes the following:
- a CDS encoding DsbA family protein — translated: MSSYCWNRAVLLLAAVSLTGVACTKNPEVAPADKGASTSPPATPAAPPATPPTANPAASGSSLAGIPGMDFSSLPPAAQRELATVLSDEFCYCGCPHSLGACLRQHTPCKHAKRMARLAASAVSQGASSSEVIVALSQYYAAFREPRADLKVDPRMCMGDANAPVTVAEFSDFECPYCGKARPVLEDFARKNPTKVRFCYLPFPLPMHANAIPAGQAALWARDQGKFWEMHDTLFTQQENLSPAALVAIANKLGLPGAKLQEVLKGDAYKQELEGFRAQGKAANITGTPSIFFNGRAYKLVPDLDQLTHSLEDELEWRANNNAWPAD